A single region of the Bartonella harrusi genome encodes:
- the mnmG gene encoding tRNA uridine-5-carboxymethylaminomethyl(34) synthesis enzyme MnmG, whose translation MQFYDVIVVGGGHAGCEAASASARVGARTALITHKISAIGTMSCNPAIGGLGKGHLVREIDALDGLMGKVADAAGIQFRLLNRRKGPAVRGPRTQADRKLYKKAIQKFLQEQDNLVLVEDEVVDLIIKDDSVSGVVLKNQGIFLSGAVVLTTGTFLNGFIHIGDKTWAAGRMGDKSSVQLAERLKSYNINLGRLKTGTPARLNKKTIDWESLQKQQADEDPVPFSLLTEKIEQPQIECAITRTNTQTHKIICENIHRSALYSGNIEGVGPRYCPSVEDKIVKFGERDGHQIFLEPEGLDDDTVYPNGLSTSLPEEVQISFLRTIEGLENAEIIQPGYAIEYDFVNPQQLNKTLELRSLPGLFLAGQINGTTGYEEAAAQGLLAGLNAARKVGKLEEIFISRSTAYIGVMVDDLVSRGVCEPYRMFTSRAEFRLSLRSDNADVRLTPLAQQWGIVSKVRWDCYKQKQQRLEQARSICQALFLTPNEASAYGLQVNQDGVRRSAYDFLAYPHITIERLSQFWPQLQAIDSKTVEALEIEAQYAVYLERQAQDIASLQRDERLEIPSSLDIQSISGLSNELKTKIQQLSPRSIADAQKIDGMTPAALSLIITYIQRQRREKAKSA comes from the coding sequence ATGCAATTTTATGATGTTATTGTTGTTGGAGGTGGTCATGCAGGCTGTGAAGCGGCTTCAGCTTCAGCGCGTGTTGGTGCACGGACAGCTCTTATTACTCATAAAATATCAGCAATAGGAACAATGTCATGTAATCCTGCTATTGGTGGGCTTGGAAAAGGGCATCTTGTTCGTGAAATTGATGCATTGGATGGTCTCATGGGGAAAGTAGCAGATGCTGCTGGAATTCAATTTAGACTTCTTAATCGACGTAAAGGACCAGCAGTAAGAGGACCTCGTACACAGGCCGATAGAAAACTCTATAAAAAAGCAATACAGAAATTTTTGCAAGAACAAGATAATCTCGTTCTCGTTGAAGATGAAGTTGTTGATCTGATTATTAAAGATGATAGTGTTTCAGGTGTTGTTTTAAAAAATCAAGGAATATTTCTTTCTGGTGCTGTTGTTTTAACAACAGGTACGTTTTTAAATGGTTTTATTCATATTGGGGATAAAACATGGGCTGCTGGTCGTATGGGGGATAAGTCAAGTGTACAACTTGCTGAACGTTTAAAAAGTTATAATATAAATCTTGGAAGATTAAAAACAGGAACACCTGCACGTCTTAATAAAAAAACAATTGATTGGGAGTCTCTTCAAAAACAGCAAGCTGATGAAGATCCAGTTCCCTTTTCTCTTTTAACAGAAAAAATTGAACAACCACAAATTGAATGTGCAATAACACGTACAAATACGCAAACACATAAAATTATTTGTGAAAATATTCATCGATCTGCTTTATATTCTGGGAATATTGAAGGGGTAGGACCACGTTATTGTCCTTCTGTTGAAGATAAAATTGTTAAATTTGGAGAACGTGATGGACATCAAATCTTCTTGGAACCTGAAGGATTGGATGATGATACTGTTTATCCAAATGGTCTTTCTACCTCTCTTCCTGAAGAGGTACAAATTTCTTTTTTGAGGACTATTGAAGGTTTGGAAAATGCTGAGATTATACAACCCGGTTATGCTATTGAATATGATTTTGTTAATCCACAACAATTAAATAAAACATTAGAGTTGCGCTCTTTACCAGGATTATTTTTAGCTGGTCAAATTAATGGTACAACAGGATATGAAGAAGCAGCAGCACAAGGTCTTTTAGCTGGATTAAATGCCGCACGTAAGGTTGGTAAATTAGAGGAAATATTTATAAGTCGTTCTACAGCTTATATTGGTGTTATGGTAGATGATTTAGTTTCACGTGGCGTTTGTGAACCTTATCGAATGTTCACATCACGTGCTGAGTTTCGTTTGTCTTTGCGATCTGATAATGCTGATGTTAGATTAACACCTTTAGCACAACAATGGGGTATTGTGAGTAAAGTCCGTTGGGATTGTTATAAACAAAAGCAACAGCGTCTTGAACAAGCACGATCAATATGTCAGGCGCTTTTTCTAACTCCTAACGAAGCTTCTGCTTATGGATTACAAGTTAATCAAGATGGCGTTCGGCGTTCGGCTTATGATTTCCTTGCTTATCCTCATATAACCATAGAGCGTCTTTCACAATTTTGGCCACAATTACAAGCAATTGACTCTAAAACTGTTGAAGCCTTAGAAATTGAAGCACAATATGCAGTTTATTTAGAGAGACAAGCGCAAGATATAGCTTCTCTTCAGCGTGATGAACGTCTAGAAATACCCTCTTCTCTTGATATTCAATCAATTTCAGGTCTGTCAAATGAATTGAAGACAAAAATTCAACAACTCTCACCGCGTTCAATTGCAGATGCTCAAAAAATTGATGGAATGACGCCAGCAGCATTATCCCTTATTATTACCTATATTCAACGCCAACGACGAGAAAAGGCTAAATCAGCTTAA
- the coaE gene encoding dephospho-CoA kinase (Dephospho-CoA kinase (CoaE) performs the final step in coenzyme A biosynthesis.) produces MKIIGLTGSIAMGKSTVAHFFRQAGVSVFSADDAVHQLYESEPTLSLMASAFPSVIENGKVNSSKLSEILINDHKKLQTLEKIIHPLVQKKEKEFTDTARQRGERLVVLDIPLLFETNGEKRVDSVVVVSAPPAIQKQRAMIRQNMNEKKFAFINARQMPDEKKRERAHFVIDTGKELENTRQQVLNVIKKLLKN; encoded by the coding sequence ATGAAAATTATAGGGTTGACCGGATCAATCGCTATGGGAAAATCAACAGTTGCTCATTTTTTTAGACAAGCTGGTGTTTCCGTTTTTAGTGCTGATGATGCTGTACATCAACTTTATGAGAGTGAGCCAACCTTATCGCTCATGGCGAGTGCATTTCCTAGTGTTATTGAAAATGGTAAAGTTAATAGCTCAAAGCTTTCTGAGATTTTGATTAACGATCATAAAAAATTACAAACATTAGAAAAAATAATTCATCCTTTGGTACAAAAAAAAGAAAAAGAATTTACTGATACGGCACGCCAACGGGGGGAAAGATTAGTTGTTCTTGATATTCCACTTCTTTTTGAAACAAATGGTGAAAAACGTGTAGACAGTGTGGTGGTTGTTTCAGCACCACCAGCAATACAAAAACAGCGTGCTATGATTCGCCAAAATATGAACGAAAAAAAATTTGCTTTTATTAATGCGAGACAAATGCCTGATGAAAAAAAACGAGAACGTGCTCATTTTGTTATTGATACAGGAAAAGAGTTAGAGAATACACGTCAACAAGTTTTAAACGTGATAAAAAAATTACTAAAGAATTGA
- the dnaQ gene encoding DNA polymerase III subunit epsilon: MREIIFDTETTGLDKEKDRIIEIGCVEMVDRYLTGRQFHVYLNPQGVIIPDEVVAIHGLTNERLKNEKSFSDIADEFLEFINGAMMIAHNASFDIGFLNAELGRVNKPLISVDNILDTLAMARRKFPMGPNSLDVLCKRFGIDNSHRILHGALLDAEILADVYIELIGGKQGVLGFNNKGGVEENTQNDKDILYAVKSRPQALPSRLSAQERRMHAAFINKMGEKVLWNDFKIPE, from the coding sequence ATGCGTGAGATTATTTTTGATACAGAAACAACGGGTTTAGATAAAGAGAAAGATCGCATAATTGAAATCGGTTGTGTAGAGATGGTTGATCGTTATCTTACAGGACGCCAATTTCACGTTTATTTGAATCCACAAGGTGTTATTATTCCTGATGAAGTTGTAGCAATTCATGGTTTGACCAATGAGCGCTTGAAGAATGAAAAAAGTTTTAGTGATATTGCCGATGAATTTTTAGAATTTATCAATGGTGCAATGATGATTGCACATAATGCGAGTTTTGATATTGGTTTTCTTAATGCAGAATTAGGCCGAGTAAATAAACCCCTCATCAGTGTTGATAATATTCTCGATACATTGGCTATGGCACGGCGTAAATTTCCTATGGGTCCAAATTCTCTGGATGTTTTGTGCAAACGTTTTGGAATTGATAATAGCCATCGTATTCTTCACGGTGCTTTGCTTGATGCGGAGATTCTCGCCGATGTTTATATTGAACTCATTGGTGGAAAACAGGGTGTATTAGGTTTTAATAACAAAGGGGGTGTTGAAGAAAATACCCAGAATGACAAAGATATTCTCTACGCGGTGAAATCTCGTCCACAGGCTTTACCTTCAAGATTAAGTGCACAGGAAAGAAGGATGCATGCTGCGTTTATTAATAAAATGGGGGAAAAGGTTTTGTGGAATGACTTCAAAATTCCTGAATAA
- the rho gene encoding transcription termination factor Rho codes for MQEMKLQELKSKNPVELVSFAETLEVENASLMRKQELMFAILKKLASQDVEIIGEGVVEVLQDGFGFLRSADANYLPGPDDIYLSPAQIQSFSLKTGDTIEGPIRSPKEGERYFALLKINTINFEDPEKIRYKIHFDNLTPLYSNERFQMEIQNPTEKDMSSRVIDLISPLGKGQRGLIVAPPRTGKTVLLQNIAHSITTNHPECYLIVLLIDERPEEVTDMQRSVKGEVVSSTFDEPAIRHVQVAEMVIEKAKRLVEYGRDVVILLDSITRLGRAYNTVVPSSGKVLTGGVDANALQRPKRFFGAARNIEEGGSLTIIATALIDTGSRMDEVIFEEFKGTGNSEIVLDRKVADKRIFPAMDILKSGTRKEELLVARQDLHKIFVLRRILTPMNVTDAIEFLIDKLKQTKNNSEFFDSMNT; via the coding sequence ATGCAAGAAATGAAACTACAAGAACTTAAAAGTAAAAATCCCGTTGAACTTGTTTCTTTTGCTGAAACATTGGAAGTTGAAAATGCTTCCTTGATGCGCAAACAAGAATTAATGTTCGCTATTTTGAAAAAACTTGCTTCACAAGATGTAGAAATTATTGGAGAGGGAGTTGTTGAAGTTCTACAAGATGGATTTGGTTTTTTGCGATCTGCTGATGCCAATTATCTTCCAGGACCTGATGATATTTACCTTTCTCCTGCGCAAATTCAGTCTTTTTCTTTAAAAACAGGTGATACGATTGAAGGTCCTATACGGAGCCCAAAAGAAGGTGAACGTTATTTTGCCCTTCTTAAAATTAATACAATCAATTTTGAAGATCCTGAAAAAATTCGTTATAAAATTCATTTTGATAATCTTACACCTCTTTATTCAAACGAACGTTTTCAGATGGAGATACAAAATCCTACAGAAAAGGATATGTCATCACGGGTAATTGATTTAATATCTCCATTAGGAAAGGGACAGAGAGGATTAATTGTTGCTCCTCCTCGAACAGGAAAAACGGTTTTACTTCAAAATATTGCTCATTCTATCACAACTAATCATCCTGAATGTTATCTTATTGTTCTTTTAATTGATGAACGACCAGAAGAAGTTACTGATATGCAGCGTTCTGTAAAAGGGGAAGTTGTTTCTTCTACTTTTGACGAACCAGCAATACGTCATGTTCAAGTGGCTGAGATGGTTATTGAAAAAGCAAAACGTCTTGTTGAATATGGACGTGATGTTGTTATTCTTCTCGATTCTATCACACGCCTTGGACGTGCCTATAATACGGTTGTTCCTTCATCAGGTAAAGTTTTGACAGGTGGTGTGGATGCAAATGCGCTACAGCGTCCTAAACGTTTTTTTGGTGCTGCACGTAATATTGAAGAAGGTGGATCTTTAACCATTATTGCTACAGCTTTGATTGACACTGGTAGTCGTATGGATGAGGTTATTTTTGAAGAATTTAAAGGAACAGGTAATTCAGAAATTGTTCTTGATCGTAAAGTTGCTGATAAGCGTATTTTCCCAGCTATGGATATTTTAAAATCTGGAACACGTAAGGAAGAGCTTTTAGTTGCACGACAAGATTTACATAAGATTTTCGTACTTCGTCGTATTTTAACACCCATGAATGTAACTGATGCGATTGAATTCTTAATCGATAAATTAAAACAAACAAAAAACAATAGTGAATTTTTTGACTCAATGAATACATAG
- a CDS encoding pyruvate, water dikinase regulatory protein, whose product MTKEKKFFHLHMLSDATGETLISVGRAVASQYTMCHAAEHIYPMIRNEAQLQRALDEIQQEPGIVLYTIIDKKIKLFLRRRCEQIKIPCIDILHPVLDAFQSYLGMPTNLRASAQHDLNADYFRRIDALDFTIEHDDGQSSSDLSGADVILVGISRTSKTPTSIYLANRGIKTANIPLIPGIDLPEAILEAKNALVIGLIASAERISHIRKNRDLGECSTIESYTDRISIAEELTYAKRICERFGWPIIDVTRRSIEETAAAIFELLSRFREGK is encoded by the coding sequence GTGACAAAAGAAAAAAAATTCTTTCATTTACACATGCTTTCTGATGCAACAGGGGAAACATTAATCTCTGTTGGAAGGGCGGTTGCATCACAATACACGATGTGTCATGCTGCAGAGCATATCTATCCTATGATTCGTAATGAAGCACAGTTACAAAGGGCTCTTGATGAGATACAACAAGAGCCAGGTATTGTTCTTTACACAATTATTGATAAAAAAATTAAATTGTTTCTTAGAAGAAGATGTGAACAAATAAAAATTCCCTGTATTGACATATTACATCCTGTTCTCGATGCTTTTCAGTCTTATCTTGGAATGCCAACAAATTTACGCGCGAGTGCACAGCATGATCTCAATGCAGATTACTTTCGTCGTATTGATGCATTGGATTTTACAATAGAGCATGATGATGGACAATCTTCTAGTGATTTATCAGGTGCAGATGTGATACTTGTAGGAATTTCAAGAACCTCTAAAACACCGACCAGTATTTATTTAGCAAATCGTGGAATTAAAACAGCGAACATTCCTCTTATTCCAGGGATTGATTTACCAGAAGCCATTTTAGAAGCAAAAAATGCTTTAGTTATTGGTTTAATTGCTTCAGCTGAAAGAATCTCACATATTCGTAAAAATCGAGATTTGGGAGAGTGTTCTACTATTGAAAGTTACACGGATAGAATTAGCATAGCTGAAGAATTAACCTATGCAAAACGCATTTGTGAACGTTTTGGTTGGCCAATTATTGATGTTACGAGACGCTCTATTGAAGAAACAGCTGCTGCTATATTTGAACTTTTGTCACGATTCCGTGAAGGAAAATGA
- the mnmE gene encoding tRNA uridine-5-carboxymethylaminomethyl(34) synthesis GTPase MnmE, giving the protein MDTIFAVSSGLLPSGVAVIRLSGPHVVNIVKTLCGYLPKARFMHYGNLIARDGSFLDSALTVFFPAPHSFTGEDCAEFHLHGGKAVVSRFLDELSTFSGCRLAEAGEFSRRAFMEGKLDLVQAEGLADLIEAETESQRRLAIMGTSGCLTALYRDWRHKLMKARAFIEAELDFVDEADIPNAISDRIWKDMEHLCASLREHIDDGERASVLRDGLKIVIAGAPNSGKSSIMNRLAGRSVSIVTEEAGTTRDALEMRLILGGLPVFLTDTAGLRETENKIEKLGIEVAKRHIRDADLVVLVYDIGNSKEVNLPETSAEIWCVGNKLDLYEEDEKLFSIRFSALTGLNFDGFIKELESFCSRRASEIGNLVPARKRQLQLLKEAVKEIEASVNYTFLDLSLRAEHLRRASDFLGKITGDIDVEDLLDIIFSEFCVGK; this is encoded by the coding sequence GTGGATACAATCTTTGCTGTTTCGAGTGGATTGTTGCCTTCAGGGGTTGCAGTCATCCGGCTTTCTGGTCCTCATGTTGTGAATATTGTTAAGACGCTTTGTGGTTATTTACCTAAAGCGCGGTTTATGCATTACGGAAATCTTATTGCTCGTGATGGGAGTTTTTTAGATTCTGCTTTGACTGTTTTTTTTCCTGCTCCTCATAGTTTTACGGGAGAGGATTGTGCAGAGTTTCATTTACATGGAGGAAAGGCTGTTGTTAGTCGTTTTCTTGATGAATTATCTACATTTTCTGGATGTCGTCTTGCTGAAGCGGGTGAGTTTTCACGTCGTGCCTTTATGGAGGGAAAATTAGATCTTGTTCAAGCAGAGGGGCTTGCTGATTTAATAGAGGCAGAAACGGAAAGTCAGCGACGTTTAGCTATTATGGGGACAAGTGGGTGTTTAACAGCGCTTTATCGTGATTGGCGTCATAAACTTATGAAAGCACGTGCTTTTATTGAAGCAGAACTTGATTTTGTTGATGAGGCTGATATTCCTAATGCTATATCTGATAGAATTTGGAAAGATATGGAACATCTTTGTGCTTCTCTTCGAGAGCATATTGATGATGGGGAGCGTGCAAGTGTTTTGCGTGATGGGTTAAAAATTGTTATTGCTGGTGCTCCAAATTCTGGAAAATCAAGTATTATGAATCGTTTAGCTGGGAGATCTGTTTCTATAGTGACAGAAGAAGCAGGAACGACACGTGATGCTTTAGAAATGAGACTTATTCTTGGTGGTTTACCTGTTTTTTTAACTGATACTGCGGGTTTAAGAGAAACAGAAAATAAAATAGAAAAATTAGGAATAGAAGTTGCTAAGCGGCATATTAGGGATGCTGATTTGGTTGTTTTAGTTTATGATATAGGTAATTCAAAAGAAGTTAATTTACCAGAAACATCAGCTGAAATATGGTGTGTTGGTAATAAGCTTGACCTTTATGAAGAAGATGAAAAGCTTTTTTCTATAAGATTTTCTGCATTAACTGGTTTAAATTTTGACGGTTTTATTAAGGAATTGGAATCATTTTGTTCACGTCGTGCTTCTGAAATTGGAAATCTTGTTCCTGCACGTAAAAGACAACTTCAATTATTAAAAGAGGCTGTTAAAGAAATTGAGGCTTCTGTGAATTATACTTTTCTTGATTTAAGTTTACGTGCTGAACATCTTCGTCGTGCGAGTGATTTTCTTGGAAAAATTACTGGCGATATAGATGTTGAAGATTTGCTTGATATTATTTTTTCAGAATTTTGTGTTGGTAAATAA
- the rsmG gene encoding 16S rRNA (guanine(527)-N(7))-methyltransferase RsmG: MDVSTEQKYQALLNIVPSVSRETMENLIQFEKLITQWNSHINLVSHATIPVLWTRHILDCAQIYPLYSDFLHWCDLGSGGGFPAIVIAIFLKEKKIGHIDLVESNGKKVAFLRTVIAQLNLPAKVYHCRIEDIYKKINMPEIITARGLASLDILLQLIFPLLTKKTIALLQKGRDYATEIKNASANWQFDLLKHKSKIDENSVILEISHVRSYRG; encoded by the coding sequence ATGGATGTCTCTACAGAACAAAAATATCAAGCGCTCTTAAATATTGTTCCTTCTGTTTCACGTGAAACGATGGAAAATTTAATACAATTTGAAAAATTAATAACGCAGTGGAATTCGCATATTAATCTCGTATCTCATGCGACAATACCAGTTCTATGGACACGCCATATCTTGGATTGTGCGCAAATTTACCCCCTATACAGTGATTTTTTGCATTGGTGTGATCTTGGATCAGGTGGTGGATTTCCCGCAATCGTTATTGCTATTTTTTTGAAAGAAAAAAAAATAGGGCATATTGATCTTGTTGAGAGCAATGGAAAAAAAGTCGCTTTTTTGCGAACAGTTATTGCTCAACTTAATCTTCCAGCAAAAGTTTATCACTGTAGAATTGAAGATATATATAAAAAAATAAATATGCCAGAGATTATAACAGCGCGAGGATTAGCCTCTCTTGATATTCTCTTACAGCTTATTTTTCCGCTATTAACAAAAAAAACAATAGCTCTTTTGCAAAAAGGTCGGGATTACGCTACAGAAATAAAAAATGCCTCTGCCAATTGGCAGTTTGATCTGCTAAAACATAAAAGTAAAATTGATGAAAATTCTGTTATTTTAGAAATTTCTCATGTTCGATCATATAGAGGGTAA
- a CDS encoding Maf family nucleotide pyrophosphatase, translated as MIVDTLILASLSSYRAQLLKKAGLNFFIEGASFDEREIEKTTKTKDPKKLSCFLASAKAKNVSNRFPNALVIGCDQVLDLEGQVFHKVTNKKQAHQRLRDLSGKIHSLHSAVALFKNGEEIWSEAFSAHMTVRSLSSDFIECYLARVGTDILNSVGVYQIEGEGIQLFEKIDGDFFTILGLPLLPLLIKLRHLGTIDD; from the coding sequence ATGATAGTAGATACGTTAATATTAGCATCTCTTAGTTCTTATCGTGCACAATTATTGAAAAAAGCAGGTTTAAATTTTTTCATTGAAGGAGCTTCCTTTGATGAAAGAGAAATAGAAAAAACAACAAAAACAAAAGATCCTAAAAAATTGAGTTGTTTTCTTGCAAGCGCAAAAGCAAAAAATGTTTCTAATCGCTTTCCTAATGCTTTAGTCATTGGTTGTGACCAAGTGCTTGATTTAGAAGGACAAGTTTTTCATAAAGTTACAAATAAAAAGCAAGCGCATCAACGTTTACGTGATTTATCAGGAAAAATACATTCTCTTCATAGTGCAGTGGCTTTATTTAAAAATGGTGAAGAAATTTGGAGTGAAGCTTTTAGTGCACATATGACAGTTCGTTCTCTTTCATCAGATTTTATTGAATGTTATTTAGCACGTGTTGGGACAGATATTTTAAACAGTGTGGGAGTCTATCAAATTGAAGGGGAAGGAATCCAACTTTTTGAAAAAATTGATGGAGATTTTTTTACTATTCTTGGTTTACCATTATTGCCTTTATTAATAAAATTACGACATTTAGGGACTATTGATGATTGA
- a CDS encoding shikimate dehydrogenase gives MIDMTTQCKKTIFPRAFVVGTPIHHSKSPKIHNFWLKQYNLRGEYLAQEVAPGEFRDFFTSIKRRGFCGGNVTLPYKKEAFHLADYKDNVAIRIGAVNTLWYEGNKLCATNSDAYGFSANLDDFSPGWGGETALVFGAGGAACAILYALIKSGFERILLLNRTKQRADNLAEHFGKPVEVHDWCYADEILYQADLIVNTTSVGMTNSHEKKSDSFSCDFHKAKTTALVTDIVYTPLITPFLQKARDHGLKIVDGLGMLLHQAVPGFEQWFGIRPQVTKELRTAILKDMGEEIR, from the coding sequence ATGATTGATATGACAACACAGTGTAAAAAAACAATTTTTCCACGTGCTTTTGTTGTTGGTACACCTATTCACCATTCAAAATCACCAAAAATACACAATTTTTGGCTTAAACAATATAATTTACGAGGTGAATATTTGGCTCAAGAAGTAGCTCCTGGAGAATTTAGGGATTTTTTTACATCTATAAAGAGAAGAGGTTTTTGTGGGGGAAATGTTACTTTACCCTATAAAAAAGAAGCTTTTCATTTAGCAGATTATAAAGACAATGTAGCGATAAGAATTGGTGCTGTTAACACACTGTGGTATGAAGGGAATAAACTTTGTGCAACCAATAGTGATGCTTATGGTTTTAGTGCCAATCTTGATGATTTTTCCCCTGGGTGGGGTGGTGAAACAGCACTTGTTTTTGGTGCGGGTGGTGCTGCCTGCGCTATCTTATATGCTTTAATAAAAAGTGGATTTGAAAGGATTTTATTGCTTAATCGTACAAAACAACGTGCTGATAATTTAGCAGAGCATTTCGGGAAACCGGTTGAGGTTCACGATTGGTGTTATGCTGATGAAATACTTTACCAAGCTGATTTAATTGTTAATACGACTTCGGTAGGTATGACAAACTCTCATGAAAAAAAAAGTGATTCTTTTTCTTGTGATTTTCATAAAGCAAAGACAACAGCATTAGTAACGGATATTGTTTACACACCATTGATAACGCCTTTTTTACAAAAAGCAAGAGATCATGGTTTAAAGATAGTAGATGGACTTGGTATGCTTTTACATCAAGCTGTTCCTGGTTTTGAACAGTGGTTTGGAATAAGGCCACAGGTAACAAAGGAACTACGAACAGCAATTTTAAAGGATATGGGTGAAGAGATAAGATGA